The following proteins come from a genomic window of Natronosalvus vescus:
- a CDS encoding Mrp/NBP35 family ATP-binding protein: MTLTADTLRTRLADVVDPTLEKDIVSLGLINDIAIDDDTVRISLAFNSPYAPTEMTIGNRIREVISDLDEDLEIDLRAHAGEAQGFDEEILPRVKNVIAVTSGKGGVGKTTVAANLAAGLEKMGARVGILDSDIHGPNVPRILPIEDEPGVTPNDELVPPRSDGVRVMSMGFLTRNQDDPAILRGPMVNNIMTQFLQEVEWGLLDYLIVDLPPGTGDASLNLLQMMPVTGAVIVTTPQQMAVDDTKKGLRMFQEHDTPILGIVENMSTFQCPSCDDEHDLFGRDGGSSISDEYDVELLAKLPLHPDFGADDAEIPLVKDEESPVQPAIQELVETVADRIGTVNRKRVGEATGVETAESVPLEADQ; the protein is encoded by the coding sequence ATGACACTCACTGCAGACACACTCCGAACCCGCCTCGCTGACGTCGTCGACCCGACGCTCGAGAAAGACATCGTCTCCCTCGGCCTGATCAACGACATCGCGATCGACGACGACACCGTCCGCATCTCGCTGGCGTTCAACTCGCCGTACGCACCGACCGAAATGACCATCGGCAACCGCATCCGTGAGGTCATTTCCGACCTCGACGAGGATCTCGAGATTGACCTGCGCGCTCACGCAGGTGAAGCCCAGGGCTTCGACGAGGAGATCCTCCCGCGAGTCAAGAACGTCATCGCCGTCACCAGCGGAAAAGGCGGCGTCGGGAAGACGACCGTCGCCGCGAACCTCGCCGCCGGACTCGAAAAGATGGGCGCTCGAGTCGGTATTCTCGACTCGGACATCCACGGGCCGAACGTACCACGGATCCTCCCGATCGAGGACGAACCGGGCGTCACGCCGAACGACGAACTCGTCCCGCCGCGCTCCGACGGCGTCCGCGTGATGAGCATGGGCTTTCTCACGCGCAACCAGGACGACCCGGCGATCCTCCGGGGGCCGATGGTCAACAACATCATGACCCAGTTCCTCCAGGAGGTCGAGTGGGGGCTCCTCGACTACCTGATCGTCGACCTCCCGCCGGGAACCGGCGACGCCAGCCTGAACCTCCTCCAGATGATGCCGGTCACCGGCGCGGTCATCGTCACGACGCCCCAGCAGATGGCCGTCGACGACACCAAGAAGGGACTGCGGATGTTCCAGGAACACGATACGCCGATTCTGGGTATCGTCGAAAACATGTCCACGTTCCAGTGTCCGAGCTGTGACGACGAACACGACCTGTTCGGCCGCGACGGTGGCTCGTCCATTAGCGACGAGTACGACGTCGAGTTGCTCGCGAAACTCCCGCTCCACCCCGATTTCGGAGCCGATGATGCCGAGATCCCGCTCGTCAAAGACGAGGAGAGCCCGGTGCAGCCAGCGATTCAGGAACTCGTGGAGACGGTCGCCGACCGAATCGGCACCGTCAACCGGAAACGAGTTGGCGAAGCTACGGGGGTCGAGACGGCGGAGTCCGTGCCGCTCGAGGCTGATCAGTAA
- a CDS encoding winged helix-turn-helix domain-containing protein produces the protein MAAESPMAYPEADVDRVLTALSDPACRTLLSELLEPLTAQDLDDRCDLSTSTVYRKLDLLTESGLVEKRVTLTPNHTHTTEYRITFDELTLSLDDDGRLACPIGLGK, from the coding sequence ATGGCTGCTGAATCACCGATGGCATACCCAGAAGCGGACGTCGACCGGGTACTCACCGCATTGAGCGATCCCGCCTGTCGAACACTCCTGTCCGAGCTCCTCGAGCCCCTGACGGCCCAGGATCTCGACGATCGGTGTGATCTCTCGACGTCGACCGTGTATCGCAAACTCGACCTGTTGACCGAGAGCGGCCTGGTCGAAAAACGGGTTACGCTCACTCCCAACCACACACATACGACCGAGTACCGGATCACGTTCGATGAGCTCACCCTCTCACTCGACGACGATGGTCGGCTCGCCTGCCCTATCGGGCTGGGTAAGTAA
- a CDS encoding DMT family transporter: protein MDPGLGFAITAAFVWGFYIYVLKRSFSGYSPAVLTVLINAFAIAWYLPVTLTRTDVSRHIFAEFGTSEVGVLALTVVTTAAAFVLFLYAIGAGDVSYVTPINKIVPLFVLPLEILLLGQVLTPLQVLGVVVATAAVYVANYDPGGFFKPFAKAAHSRPAQLALLSAMCYAVSDLGKRVALQELAIPESLWVPLLLFGVLLVLLPSAVRNPPANVRPDLPKFALGGAIVAVGEHVTTLAFVILPASIASPVINTQAIVAVVLGGILLGERHFLIRLLAAVLAVVGVTLIAL, encoded by the coding sequence ATGGATCCCGGACTCGGGTTTGCGATCACCGCGGCCTTCGTCTGGGGCTTCTACATCTACGTCCTGAAGCGGTCTTTTTCGGGCTACTCCCCGGCGGTGCTCACGGTACTCATCAACGCGTTCGCGATCGCGTGGTACCTGCCGGTGACGCTGACGAGAACGGACGTCTCGAGGCACATTTTCGCCGAGTTCGGCACGTCAGAAGTCGGCGTCCTCGCGCTGACTGTTGTGACGACGGCGGCGGCGTTCGTGTTGTTTCTGTATGCCATCGGCGCCGGCGACGTCTCGTACGTCACTCCGATCAACAAGATCGTCCCGCTGTTCGTCCTCCCCCTCGAGATTCTGCTACTCGGACAGGTGCTGACACCGTTGCAGGTTCTCGGCGTCGTCGTTGCGACGGCCGCAGTGTACGTCGCTAACTACGATCCGGGTGGGTTCTTCAAACCGTTCGCCAAGGCGGCTCACTCGCGACCGGCACAGCTTGCGCTCCTCAGTGCGATGTGTTACGCGGTCAGTGACCTCGGAAAGCGGGTCGCACTGCAAGAACTCGCTATCCCCGAATCGCTGTGGGTGCCGTTGCTCCTGTTCGGCGTCTTGCTCGTCCTCCTCCCGAGCGCGGTACGCAACCCACCAGCGAACGTCCGTCCGGATCTCCCCAAATTCGCGCTCGGCGGTGCTATCGTCGCGGTCGGCGAACACGTCACGACGCTCGCCTTCGTCATCCTTCCGGCGAGCATCGCTTCGCCGGTCATCAACACGCAGGCGATCGTCGCCGTCGTTCTGGGCGGAATCTTGCTCGGCGAGCGCCACTTTCTCATTCGTCTCCTGGCGGCCGTGCTCGCGGTCGTCGGGGTGACGTTGATCGCGCTGTAG
- a CDS encoding metal-dependent hydrolase produces MMLPTHALSGMALALPLLAVAPEFAPVAFAAGLLGGILPDLDMYAGHRKTLHFPVYYSVLAVGGVIAALLIPTMATVAVAVFLLAAALHCVTDVFGSGLELRPWEGTSDRAVYDHYRGTWIAPRRVVGYDGSPGDLMASIVLAIPLLFVIEGVLQWVVLTALVVATTYTVLRRVLADLATVAVGFVPTPVRAYLPARYLEDVDVTDSGGSGVDSVSEY; encoded by the coding sequence ATGATGCTTCCAACCCACGCACTCAGTGGGATGGCCCTCGCGTTGCCACTCCTAGCTGTAGCGCCGGAGTTCGCCCCCGTCGCATTCGCTGCAGGGCTTCTCGGTGGCATCCTTCCAGACCTGGATATGTACGCCGGCCACCGGAAGACCCTCCACTTCCCGGTGTACTACAGCGTTCTCGCAGTCGGCGGGGTCATCGCAGCACTCCTCATTCCGACCATGGCCACCGTCGCCGTTGCCGTGTTCCTCCTCGCCGCCGCACTCCACTGCGTCACCGACGTATTCGGAAGCGGCCTCGAGTTGCGCCCGTGGGAGGGAACCTCCGATCGCGCGGTGTACGATCACTACCGAGGTACCTGGATTGCGCCCCGTCGAGTGGTTGGGTACGACGGTTCACCCGGCGATCTGATGGCCTCGATCGTACTCGCAATCCCGCTGCTGTTCGTCATCGAGGGGGTGCTCCAGTGGGTCGTGCTCACAGCACTGGTCGTCGCAACGACCTACACCGTTTTGCGACGAGTGCTCGCCGACCTCGCGACCGTCGCCGTCGGATTCGTACCGACGCCGGTGCGGGCGTACCTGCCGGCGCGGTACCTCGAGGACGTCGACGTAACGGATTCGGGTGGTTCTGGGGTCGACTCCGTATCCGAGTACTGA
- a CDS encoding 4Fe-4S ferredoxin N-terminal domain-containing protein: MSVDDIEATDDVDAADTLDALHTDEWEAEMRDLLEDGDADVDLGMAMAKDAQRLVAGELTETEFAERYHDAVVEEFDVDDAQLPEALASLDVEDADDLDDAALADRLAALEDGDMDRREVMKKMGAAGMFLGLGTWATVDGTDEPNAQVSTADTDGPGTQYGMVIDLEKCDGCLACVVACSQENNTSAGANWMYVFTYEDDHQDGENFLVRTCQHCTDAPCEKVCPTTARHTRTEDGLVLTDYDVCIGCRYCQVACPYGVNYFQWGEPDTPGSELDPNHVYDGRDRRVDSRPPKGVMGKCTMCPSRQDGKMGEDKVGTTACEDACTMDAIHFGDMNDPDSDPNQYLERVRSENPNDREYYPNRTPDTVNTFRLLEELGTDPNVVFVGNEPGPNAKQVDGPVAYEDIGEVDRRKEVLDDGTFAGGVSP, encoded by the coding sequence ATGAGTGTGGACGACATCGAGGCTACGGACGACGTCGACGCTGCGGACACACTCGATGCACTGCACACCGACGAATGGGAAGCCGAGATGCGCGACCTCCTCGAGGACGGCGATGCGGACGTCGACCTCGGGATGGCGATGGCGAAAGACGCCCAGCGGCTCGTCGCCGGCGAGCTTACCGAAACCGAGTTCGCCGAGCGATATCACGACGCCGTCGTCGAGGAGTTCGACGTCGACGACGCACAACTTCCGGAGGCGCTGGCATCGCTCGATGTCGAGGACGCTGACGATCTCGACGACGCCGCACTGGCCGACCGGCTCGCCGCCCTCGAGGACGGCGACATGGATCGCCGTGAGGTGATGAAGAAGATGGGGGCAGCGGGGATGTTCCTCGGTCTCGGCACCTGGGCGACGGTCGATGGTACCGACGAGCCGAACGCTCAGGTCAGTACCGCTGATACGGACGGCCCTGGCACCCAGTACGGCATGGTCATCGACCTCGAGAAGTGTGACGGCTGTCTCGCCTGCGTCGTCGCCTGTAGCCAGGAGAACAACACCTCCGCGGGCGCGAACTGGATGTACGTCTTCACGTACGAGGACGACCACCAGGACGGCGAGAACTTCCTGGTTCGAACCTGTCAACACTGTACGGACGCGCCCTGTGAGAAGGTCTGTCCGACCACGGCGAGACACACCCGGACGGAAGACGGGCTGGTGCTCACCGATTACGACGTCTGTATCGGCTGCCGGTACTGCCAGGTCGCCTGTCCGTACGGCGTGAACTACTTCCAGTGGGGCGAGCCGGATACGCCAGGATCCGAACTCGATCCGAACCACGTCTACGACGGCCGTGATCGCCGCGTCGACAGCCGGCCACCCAAGGGCGTGATGGGTAAGTGTACCATGTGCCCCTCCCGCCAGGACGGCAAGATGGGCGAGGACAAAGTCGGGACGACCGCCTGCGAGGACGCGTGTACGATGGACGCGATCCACTTCGGCGACATGAACGACCCCGACAGCGATCCGAACCAGTACCTCGAGCGGGTTCGAAGCGAGAACCCAAACGACCGCGAATACTACCCGAACCGAACCCCGGACACGGTCAACACGTTCCGGCTGCTCGAGGAACTGGGCACCGACCCGAACGTCGTCTTCGTCGGCAACGAGCCGGGCCCGAACGCGAAGCAGGTCGACGGGCCGGTCGCGTACGAGGACATCGGTGAGGTCGACCGCCGGAAAGAGGTGCTCGACGACGGCACGTTCGCCGGAGGTGTCTCACCGTGA
- the nrfD gene encoding NrfD/PsrC family molybdoenzyme membrane anchor subunit, with the protein MSTRTPSSADILRPLQNTSKRFYLVFAVAALAFGLFLAGWIYQLQHGLIVTGLADWGSSGGVTWGLYIGAFIWWVGIAHGGIILSAAVRLLKMDRYMPVARLAELLTIAGLSAAGFYIIVHMGRPDRMVTSILGNYHVTVHNSPLVWDVTVITLYFVMTATYLLLTLRYDVTRLREGLPNRFAPLYTLLTLGYTEKEDEVVERMVWWLALAIIIMAPLLLHGGVIPWLFALIPTMPGWFGAIQGPQFLTIALTSAISGVIILSFAFRTAYDWDHIITDDIFRGLTLWLGFFAMLFLWLQLQQLVSGGFAAPLDQAATFDSKVSHPAYVIPIVMVGLTLAYIFAQTVRPSLFTKTRAIVAAVAVLIATLVEKVYFVVAGLMYPTFGLYEATPGSYFPSLIEISSVVGTIGMVTLFFLLVAKVIPVVELHAIEHLNEKRESEHEGDSEPLAEPATEPEVTA; encoded by the coding sequence GTGAGCACCAGGACGCCGAGCAGCGCCGACATCCTTCGACCGCTGCAGAACACGTCGAAACGGTTCTATCTCGTTTTCGCCGTAGCGGCGCTCGCGTTCGGCCTCTTTCTGGCCGGCTGGATCTACCAGTTGCAACACGGCCTGATCGTTACTGGACTGGCCGACTGGGGCTCGAGTGGCGGCGTCACCTGGGGGCTGTACATCGGCGCGTTCATCTGGTGGGTCGGCATCGCCCACGGGGGGATCATCCTCTCGGCGGCGGTTCGACTCCTGAAGATGGATCGGTACATGCCCGTGGCCCGTCTCGCCGAGTTGTTGACGATCGCTGGCCTCTCGGCGGCTGGCTTCTACATCATCGTCCACATGGGTCGGCCCGACCGGATGGTGACGAGCATTCTGGGCAACTATCACGTCACCGTCCACAACTCGCCGCTGGTGTGGGACGTGACCGTCATCACGCTCTACTTCGTGATGACTGCGACCTACCTCTTGTTGACCCTCCGGTACGACGTTACCCGGCTGCGTGAGGGACTTCCCAACCGGTTTGCCCCTCTCTATACGCTGCTGACGCTGGGCTACACCGAGAAGGAAGACGAGGTCGTCGAGCGGATGGTCTGGTGGCTCGCGCTCGCGATCATCATCATGGCGCCGCTGTTGCTCCACGGCGGGGTCATCCCGTGGCTGTTCGCACTGATCCCGACGATGCCGGGCTGGTTCGGCGCGATTCAGGGGCCACAGTTCCTGACGATCGCACTGACCTCTGCGATCAGCGGCGTCATCATCCTCTCGTTCGCCTTCCGAACGGCCTACGACTGGGATCACATCATCACCGACGACATTTTCCGGGGACTCACCCTGTGGCTCGGGTTCTTCGCGATGTTGTTCCTGTGGCTGCAGCTTCAGCAGCTGGTCAGCGGCGGATTCGCCGCCCCGCTCGACCAGGCAGCGACGTTCGATTCGAAGGTTTCCCACCCAGCGTACGTGATTCCGATTGTGATGGTCGGACTCACGCTCGCTTACATCTTCGCACAGACGGTTCGACCGTCGCTGTTCACTAAAACGCGTGCGATCGTCGCCGCCGTGGCGGTGCTCATCGCGACGCTCGTCGAGAAGGTGTACTTCGTCGTCGCAGGCCTGATGTACCCGACGTTCGGCCTCTACGAGGCCACGCCGGGATCGTACTTCCCGAGCCTGATCGAGATCTCGTCAGTCGTCGGAACGATCGGTATGGTCACGCTGTTCTTCTTGCTCGTGGCGAAAGTGATCCCGGTCGTCGAACTCCACGCGATCGAACACCTGAACGAGAAACGCGAGAGCGAGCACGAAGGCGACTCGGAACCGCTCGCTGAACCCGCGACTGAACCGGAGGTGACGGCATGA
- a CDS encoding PQQ-binding-like beta-propeller repeat protein has translation MPDWHRRNVLAMGAALSTTGVLAPIGATAADGGDGNGDDSSNGNRPTEVAWQYDGPHTISATVTDDDRVYTLSDGRVYGIDAEDGSLTWKTDDIGAGRSVAIDGDTLYVAADPIQALDVATGEIRWQSEISSLEMAIGHGTVYISSDDTVYALDADDGSIRWERESVTVETEDGEETAEELRLGDVAEDAVYVFDSSYATGRAGMFAGLDPATGETQVTVDHDESVTLLTAGSGHVGIFPGYDATYLYEMSTQEVVGSTSITLTHTITDETYFATGRNGSLSTWDLSGSAELAWTLEAYHSLPELVEDTVITAFGPDSVNMPDEEDDEDRVMAFDLETGAELWRYVFDEREWFGAETAIVADENAVYVSRSGELWKLHAEDDREDDADDSDDTGEDDADDSDDTGEDDTDDSDDSCECPADDETDSDADTSDPEDENESGDEHSDTEGTEESAATESTDDADGSPGFTTGTGLIGGALGLEWLRRQKTAADPDE, from the coding sequence ATGCCTGACTGGCATCGCCGCAATGTGCTCGCGATGGGTGCAGCGCTTTCGACGACCGGTGTCCTCGCACCGATCGGTGCAACTGCAGCAGATGGAGGGGATGGGAACGGAGACGATAGTTCGAACGGCAATCGGCCGACGGAGGTTGCCTGGCAATACGACGGCCCACACACCATCAGCGCGACCGTAACCGACGACGACCGGGTCTACACCCTCTCGGACGGTCGGGTGTACGGAATCGACGCCGAGGACGGTTCCCTGACGTGGAAAACCGACGATATCGGGGCCGGGCGATCGGTCGCTATCGACGGCGACACGCTGTACGTGGCCGCCGACCCGATACAGGCTCTCGACGTAGCGACGGGCGAAATTCGGTGGCAGAGCGAAATCAGCAGCCTCGAGATGGCGATCGGCCACGGAACGGTCTATATCTCGAGTGACGACACCGTCTACGCGCTCGATGCCGACGACGGGTCGATCCGCTGGGAACGAGAGAGCGTGACAGTGGAAACCGAGGATGGCGAGGAAACGGCCGAAGAGTTGCGGCTTGGTGACGTCGCCGAGGACGCCGTCTACGTGTTCGATTCGTCGTACGCGACCGGTCGCGCCGGGATGTTCGCTGGCCTCGATCCGGCAACGGGTGAGACCCAGGTCACGGTCGACCACGACGAGTCGGTAACCCTCCTCACCGCCGGATCCGGTCACGTCGGCATCTTCCCGGGATACGACGCCACGTATCTCTACGAGATGTCCACCCAGGAGGTGGTCGGGAGCACGTCCATCACGCTCACCCACACCATTACCGATGAGACGTACTTCGCCACCGGGAGAAACGGGAGCCTCTCGACGTGGGACCTCTCCGGTAGTGCGGAACTTGCGTGGACGCTCGAGGCATACCATAGTTTGCCGGAGCTCGTCGAAGACACCGTCATCACAGCCTTTGGGCCCGACTCGGTGAATATGCCCGACGAGGAAGACGACGAGGATCGGGTGATGGCGTTCGATCTCGAGACCGGTGCGGAACTGTGGCGATACGTCTTCGACGAGCGTGAGTGGTTTGGTGCCGAGACGGCCATCGTCGCCGACGAAAACGCCGTCTATGTGAGTCGAAGCGGGGAATTGTGGAAGCTGCACGCAGAGGACGATCGAGAAGACGATGCGGATGACAGCGACGACACCGGGGAAGACGATGCAGACGACAGCGACGACACTGGGGAAGACGATACGGATGACAGCGACGACAGTTGCGAGTGTCCTGCTGACGACGAAACCGACAGTGATGCGGACACGAGCGATCCCGAGGACGAAAACGAGTCTGGAGACGAACATTCCGACACCGAGGGGACTGAGGAATCCGCCGCCACCGAGTCGACGGATGACGCGGACGGGTCGCCAGGATTCACGACCGGCACAGGGCTCATCGGCGGTGCTCTCGGTCTCGAGTGGCTTCGCAGGCAGAAGACCGCGGCGGATCCGGACGAGTAA
- a CDS encoding LLM class flavin-dependent oxidoreductase yields the protein MNLSIVDLAPVPDVGTATDAYENTVEFARTADRLGYSRFWVAEHHAMAESVASTTPEVLLGHLSAKTTDIRLGSGTILLNHYQPFKVAETFATLDALAPGRIDLGLGRATGVPAADHALGTERRQRNPDERHAENIEETVNHLFGGFDDDHHYSELSLPRSGDTVPEMWVLGSSPSSAKMAGELGLRYCFAAFIRPMFAERAFETYREHFTPSEHNAGPDEPRGMLAVNAVCAETDHDAARLRASAEATYQRMQRGIVGKTPDVETAIEELGGVPDPTPDPLPEDSWPRAISGSPDTIRSLLEQLTARVDVDDVVVQNIIADHDDVLRSHELLADAVGLTPR from the coding sequence GTGAACCTCTCCATCGTCGACCTCGCACCGGTTCCCGACGTGGGCACTGCCACTGACGCTTACGAGAACACCGTCGAGTTCGCGCGAACGGCCGACCGACTCGGCTACTCGAGGTTCTGGGTAGCGGAACACCACGCGATGGCCGAGTCCGTGGCGAGCACGACCCCGGAAGTATTGCTGGGACACCTGTCCGCGAAGACCACCGACATCCGACTCGGCTCCGGAACGATCCTCCTGAATCACTATCAGCCGTTCAAGGTAGCGGAGACGTTCGCCACGCTCGACGCCCTGGCGCCGGGTCGTATCGATCTCGGCCTCGGACGAGCGACCGGCGTCCCGGCGGCCGATCACGCCCTCGGTACCGAACGACGCCAGCGGAACCCGGACGAACGACACGCCGAGAACATCGAAGAAACGGTAAACCACCTCTTCGGCGGCTTCGACGACGACCATCACTACAGCGAGTTGTCGCTCCCCCGTTCGGGCGACACCGTTCCCGAGATGTGGGTGCTCGGTTCCAGTCCCTCGAGCGCGAAGATGGCCGGCGAACTCGGCCTTCGCTACTGTTTTGCGGCGTTCATCCGTCCGATGTTCGCCGAACGGGCGTTCGAGACCTACCGCGAACACTTCACCCCGTCGGAACACAACGCTGGCCCGGACGAGCCTCGGGGAATGCTGGCGGTGAACGCCGTGTGCGCCGAAACCGATCACGACGCGGCCCGACTTCGAGCGAGTGCCGAGGCGACCTACCAGCGGATGCAACGCGGGATCGTCGGCAAAACGCCCGACGTCGAAACGGCGATCGAGGAACTCGGCGGTGTACCGGATCCAACACCCGATCCACTCCCCGAGGACTCGTGGCCGCGAGCGATTTCGGGGAGCCCGGACACGATACGGTCGCTGCTCGAGCAGTTGACGGCGCGCGTCGACGTCGACGACGTCGTCGTCCAGAACATCATCGCCGATCACGACGACGTCCTCCGGTCACACGAATTACTCGCAGACGCGGTGGGCCTGACCCCGCGCTAG
- a CDS encoding MoaD/ThiS family protein: MGTRASASEDPQSPLTTVEVVCTGHVRTAVGDHRFEYTFEGTTLREFLEAFFEEYDVEELLIAETEAESTAHGWAPAPDELPGTWRKNPEGDQTRAYARIFVNGRFNEHYDGFETRLEEGDRVALMNPFFFCC; this comes from the coding sequence ATGGGAACACGGGCGAGCGCGAGCGAGGATCCACAATCGCCACTGACGACCGTCGAGGTGGTCTGTACGGGTCACGTGCGGACGGCCGTCGGGGATCATCGCTTCGAGTACACGTTCGAGGGAACGACTCTCAGGGAGTTCCTCGAGGCATTTTTCGAAGAGTACGACGTCGAGGAGTTACTGATCGCCGAGACGGAAGCGGAGTCGACCGCACACGGATGGGCCCCGGCTCCCGACGAGCTACCTGGCACCTGGCGAAAGAACCCCGAGGGTGATCAGACCCGGGCGTACGCCCGGATCTTCGTCAACGGCCGGTTCAACGAACACTACGACGGGTTCGAGACGCGCCTCGAGGAGGGCGACCGGGTCGCGTTGATGAATCCGTTTTTCTTCTGTTGTTAG
- a CDS encoding CGCGG family rSAM-modified RiPP protein, whose product MTSTPESDSDVAPITDRLHDTSWSANLEHPHHAEDRSLLERQALEAIEHTSPGNHVNLVTHGEHGHPSTYLYETLQDTAEEIDLEWEYVEQCGCGGHVTRVYVRD is encoded by the coding sequence ATGACGAGCACACCCGAATCCGATAGCGACGTGGCACCGATTACCGACCGCCTCCACGATACCTCGTGGTCGGCGAACCTCGAGCACCCACACCACGCCGAGGATCGGAGTCTCCTCGAGCGACAGGCGCTCGAGGCGATCGAACACACTTCCCCAGGCAATCACGTCAACCTGGTTACCCACGGGGAACACGGCCATCCGTCGACGTATCTATACGAGACGCTTCAGGACACGGCCGAGGAGATCGATCTCGAGTGGGAGTACGTCGAGCAGTGTGGCTGTGGCGGCCACGTCACTCGGGTGTACGTACGGGATTGA
- a CDS encoding DUF2249 domain-containing protein, which produces MANDEADRVLDAREIDGEPFSDIMAELDALETGETFLLVNSFEPEPLYTVLEQRGFTYDTTEVDASEWEIRIEHA; this is translated from the coding sequence ATGGCAAACGACGAAGCAGACCGCGTCCTCGACGCTCGAGAGATCGACGGCGAACCGTTCAGCGACATCATGGCCGAACTCGATGCGCTCGAGACCGGCGAAACCTTTCTGTTAGTGAATAGCTTCGAACCGGAACCGCTGTACACCGTCCTCGAACAGCGCGGGTTCACCTACGACACGACCGAGGTCGACGCGAGCGAGTGGGAGATCCGAATCGAACACGCCTGA
- a CDS encoding cupin domain-containing protein: MASSDSDTTYPVTPTERTELDALEGAPHARVFEGDPLTIRLSLEAGESVPAHQHPEEQIVFHLLEGRVDVTLGDTVHEVTAGEVVRFDGNQDVSPEALEDSTALLVLAPRATDE; encoded by the coding sequence ATGGCATCCTCCGATTCCGACACGACGTATCCTGTCACGCCGACCGAACGCACAGAACTCGACGCCCTCGAGGGGGCTCCCCACGCACGGGTGTTCGAGGGCGACCCGCTGACGATCAGGCTCTCGCTCGAGGCTGGTGAATCCGTTCCGGCCCACCAGCACCCCGAGGAACAGATCGTGTTTCACCTCCTCGAGGGCCGAGTAGACGTCACGCTCGGCGACACGGTTCATGAGGTGACAGCCGGAGAAGTCGTCCGATTCGACGGAAACCAGGACGTCTCTCCGGAGGCGCTCGAGGACAGTACAGCGTTGTTGGTGTTAGCCCCTCGAGCGACCGACGAGTAG
- a CDS encoding rubrerythrin-like domain-containing protein produces the protein MPHDQDIEGDTSEISSEYECLQCGLVVTAQTHPGECSKCGGDFQNRAKSLE, from the coding sequence ATGCCACACGATCAAGACATCGAAGGGGATACCTCAGAGATCAGTTCGGAATACGAGTGTTTGCAGTGTGGACTGGTAGTAACCGCCCAAACACACCCTGGCGAATGCTCGAAGTGTGGCGGTGATTTCCAGAATCGGGCGAAGTCACTCGAGTGA
- a CDS encoding rhodanese-like domain-containing protein, with product MNTIRPDELDDRLESGEQLFVLDIRPRRLHRANAIAGSYNLPVYDELRKGDKAAFRDRLEEIPTDRDVVVVCKMGVVARRATGILETEGYEAATLAGGMSGWSGYQKGSLRYKLWSMFW from the coding sequence ATGAACACCATTCGTCCGGACGAGCTGGACGACCGCCTCGAGTCCGGTGAGCAATTGTTCGTCCTCGATATTCGACCACGGCGATTGCACCGGGCAAATGCGATCGCTGGCAGTTACAACCTCCCTGTCTACGACGAGTTGAGGAAAGGTGACAAAGCCGCGTTCCGCGACCGGCTCGAGGAGATACCGACCGATCGAGACGTGGTTGTCGTCTGCAAAATGGGCGTCGTCGCCAGACGAGCGACCGGAATTCTCGAGACCGAGGGATACGAGGCGGCCACGCTCGCTGGGGGAATGAGCGGCTGGAGTGGCTACCAGAAGGGGTCGTTGCGTTACAAACTGTGGTCGATGTTCTGGTGA